A genomic stretch from Sphingomonas faeni includes:
- a CDS encoding DUF2271 domain-containing protein: protein MRPTAFLLLGGAITAPALVSPAVAAPPGAVTITIPRLDVAEYHRPYVAVWLEPVGGGTPRTLAVWYDLKKRGNDPGTKWLADLRAWWRKGGRSLTMPANGVSGATRTPGQYTIPLPADLKPGQYVLNVEAARETGGRELVSVPLAAGGRASGKTELGAIAISAR from the coding sequence ATGCGTCCTACCGCGTTCCTGTTGCTCGGCGGGGCGATCACCGCGCCCGCCCTGGTGTCGCCAGCCGTAGCCGCGCCGCCCGGTGCGGTGACGATCACGATCCCGCGGCTCGACGTCGCCGAATATCATCGCCCTTATGTCGCGGTGTGGCTGGAGCCGGTCGGTGGCGGTACGCCGCGGACGCTGGCGGTGTGGTACGACCTCAAGAAGCGCGGCAACGATCCCGGCACCAAGTGGCTGGCCGACCTGCGCGCGTGGTGGCGCAAGGGCGGCCGCAGCCTGACGATGCCGGCCAACGGCGTCAGCGGCGCGACGCGGACGCCGGGCCAGTACACCATTCCCCTGCCCGCCGACCTCAAGCCCGGCCAATATGTCCTCAACGTCGAGGCTGCACGCGAGACCGGCGGGCGCGAACTCGTCTCCGTACCGCTTGCCGCCGGGGGTCGTGCCTCGGGCAAGACCGAACTCGGCGCCATCGCCATTTCCGCTCGCTAA
- a CDS encoding PepSY-associated TM helix domain-containing protein has protein sequence MNSSQTSVSPATNTKRKRKWRGWWLKQLHNWHWISAALSLTAMLLFAITGITLNHAASIGAKPVVVEKSGTLPRPLLHMLSAPHSADAPLPVPVAKAVMAAVGLDPAGKPVEWSDSDAYVALPRPGGDGWVSIARATGAITAETTDRGWISYLNDLHKGRNAGAAWFWFIDVFAAACILFTLTGLLLLQLHARHRPSTWPIVAAGLALPVLLAVLFVH, from the coding sequence GTGAACTCGTCCCAAACTTCCGTGTCGCCTGCGACCAATACCAAGCGCAAACGCAAGTGGCGGGGGTGGTGGCTAAAGCAATTGCACAACTGGCACTGGATTAGTGCGGCGCTGTCGCTGACTGCGATGCTGTTGTTCGCGATCACCGGGATCACGCTCAACCATGCCGCGTCGATCGGTGCGAAACCGGTCGTCGTGGAGAAGAGTGGGACATTGCCGCGGCCGCTGCTCCACATGCTGAGCGCACCGCATAGTGCCGACGCGCCGCTTCCCGTTCCCGTCGCCAAGGCGGTCATGGCCGCGGTCGGGCTCGATCCCGCGGGCAAGCCGGTGGAATGGTCCGATAGCGACGCCTATGTCGCGTTGCCTCGGCCGGGCGGCGACGGTTGGGTGAGCATCGCGCGCGCGACCGGGGCGATCACCGCGGAAACGACCGATCGCGGCTGGATCTCGTATCTGAACGACCTGCACAAGGGGCGCAACGCGGGCGCGGCGTGGTTCTGGTTCATCGACGTCTTCGCGGCCGCGTGCATCCTGTTCACGCTGACCGGGCTGCTGTTGCTGCAGCTTCATGCGCGACACCGGCCATCGACCTGGCCGATCGTCGCCGCGGGGCTCGCTCTGCCCGTTCTGCTCGCCGTCCTGTTCGTCCATTGA
- a CDS encoding TorF family putative porin gives MIRRVQLAGVLGAVSCGLITPAFAQDAGSVTLEVMSEEERRGLSWSEGRAALAGDLRVSRGRLDASARAVTLRNSVRHGGADAVVDLSVGTDWDLGAVRIRTDATGHAFAGARGRMDYVEAGVSASYAYGPLYATVGVIGAPSQRAIGGSNVHVYVNANAGIPGTPFTVLTELGHSSGSVSDPVRAERLRPGGSYTNWRLGLEHRRDRLTIGVDYVGTDISRTGTATADRFADRRNAGDRIIGRVQVSF, from the coding sequence ATGATCCGCCGCGTTCAATTGGCGGGCGTGCTCGGCGCCGTGAGCTGCGGCCTGATCACGCCCGCGTTTGCTCAGGATGCCGGGTCGGTAACCTTGGAGGTAATGAGCGAGGAGGAACGCCGCGGGCTGAGCTGGAGTGAGGGACGTGCCGCGCTGGCGGGCGATCTTCGCGTCTCGCGCGGTCGGCTAGATGCATCGGCGCGCGCGGTGACGCTTCGGAACAGCGTGCGACACGGCGGCGCCGATGCGGTCGTCGACCTGTCGGTGGGAACCGACTGGGATCTGGGTGCGGTGCGTATCCGCACCGACGCTACCGGCCACGCATTCGCGGGCGCGCGAGGACGCATGGACTATGTCGAGGCCGGCGTATCGGCAAGTTACGCCTATGGTCCGCTCTACGCCACGGTCGGCGTGATCGGTGCCCCGTCGCAGCGCGCGATCGGCGGCAGCAACGTGCATGTCTATGTGAACGCCAATGCCGGTATTCCCGGTACGCCGTTCACGGTACTTACCGAACTCGGCCATTCGTCCGGCAGCGTCAGCGATCCCGTCCGGGCGGAGCGTCTTCGTCCAGGCGGCAGTTACACCAACTGGCGGCTCGGCCTAGAACACCGCCGCGACCGCCTGACGATCGGCGTCGATTATGTCGGGACCGACATTTCCCGCACCGGTACCGCCACCGCCGACAGGTTTGCCGATCGGCGCAACGCCGGCGACAGGATCATAGGGCGCGTCCAGGTTTCGTTCTGA
- a CDS encoding DUF3526 domain-containing protein: protein MTLFLHELRLLSRQRLTVIALILLALLTSTALAAGIVEVTRQRAVIAAIPAAQAEDIGAIADYVDHTKDAGSAAYYSFHSTWDSPAPLAFAALGMRDVSPFILRVRALGLEAQIYDGDTFNPELALPGRFDFAFVLVFLAPLFVIALFHDLVSGEREAGRQRMLDALPSGGKALWRRRTLLRLLVLWAVLGVPFTIAAAIEGVAIGAIAVVVVLTLGYLLFWVGLATLIGRLRWSSVTNAATLVATWLVLVLIAPTLANVAINAAIPVDQGAEIALAQREAVNHAWDIPREDTMRRFYARHPEWADSAPLGPAFHYKWYLAFHQNGDESVRDRVHAYRSGLEARDAAGRALGWVLPSVGVQALLTRLARTDLTAQFAYQDRIRAFHQRLRTFYYGYLFHDRPFGRADFDAAPRFQQAPRG, encoded by the coding sequence ATGACCCTCTTCCTGCACGAACTTCGGCTGTTGTCCCGCCAGCGCCTGACCGTGATCGCGCTAATACTCCTCGCGCTGCTCACCAGTACGGCACTCGCCGCGGGCATCGTCGAGGTGACGCGTCAGCGTGCCGTCATCGCCGCGATCCCGGCCGCGCAGGCCGAGGACATCGGCGCGATCGCCGACTATGTCGATCATACCAAGGACGCGGGAAGCGCCGCTTATTACAGCTTTCATTCGACATGGGACTCGCCCGCGCCGCTCGCCTTCGCCGCGCTCGGGATGCGCGACGTATCGCCGTTCATTTTGCGGGTCCGTGCGCTGGGACTGGAGGCGCAGATCTATGACGGCGACACCTTCAATCCCGAACTCGCGCTACCCGGGCGGTTCGACTTCGCATTCGTGCTGGTGTTCCTCGCCCCGCTGTTCGTGATCGCGCTGTTCCATGATCTCGTTTCGGGGGAGCGCGAAGCGGGCCGGCAACGGATGCTGGACGCGCTGCCGAGCGGCGGAAAGGCCTTGTGGCGCCGGCGGACGTTGCTTCGCCTGCTGGTGCTATGGGCGGTACTGGGCGTTCCGTTCACGATCGCAGCGGCGATCGAAGGCGTGGCGATCGGTGCGATCGCGGTCGTGGTGGTCCTGACGCTCGGCTATCTGCTGTTCTGGGTCGGGCTCGCCACGCTGATCGGCCGGCTGCGGTGGAGTTCGGTAACGAACGCCGCCACGCTGGTGGCAACGTGGCTGGTGCTCGTGCTGATCGCGCCGACGCTGGCGAACGTCGCGATCAACGCCGCGATCCCCGTGGATCAGGGTGCGGAGATCGCGCTCGCGCAGCGGGAGGCGGTGAACCATGCATGGGACATCCCCCGCGAGGATACGATGCGGCGCTTCTACGCGCGTCATCCCGAATGGGCGGATTCAGCCCCGCTGGGTCCCGCGTTCCATTACAAATGGTATCTGGCCTTCCATCAGAATGGCGACGAAAGCGTCCGCGATCGCGTGCACGCCTACCGGTCCGGGCTGGAAGCGAGGGACGCCGCCGGCCGTGCGCTGGGCTGGGTCCTGCCCTCGGTCGGGGTGCAGGCGTTGTTGACCCGGCTTGCGCGGACAGACCTAACCGCGCAGTTCGCCTATCAGGACCGTATTCGCGCATTCCATCAGCGGCTGCGCACCTTCTATTACGGCTATCTGTTTCACGATCGTCCGTTCGGAAGGGCCGATTTCGACGCGGCACCCCGCTTTCAGCAGGCCCCACGCGGCTGA
- a CDS encoding ABC transporter permease, with protein MTIASLIARDELRMMVRNRVAMIALVLLALLTIVAVASSWAHQSRTAELRDRHAHAAEHAFDAQPDRHPHRMVHYGTFIFRPLGPLAAFDPGVDAFTGSSMFLEGHRQNTANFGDVRQSSLLVRFGQLTPAFVLQAVAPLLLIFLGYGALARETESGTLRLLMLQGASRGQVVRGKVLALGAVALIAGAPAMIGLLLIAGQPGALAWPMLVIALGYAAYLALWAVLIVLVSALVHRRRDALLALVALWAVALIVLPRVAPDVASAAVPLENRLQTDVAIARDLRKMGDSHNPDDPHFAAFKQSVLDRYGVAKVEDLPVNYKGVVAVEGERMTALLFNRYATDSFVAQARQNGIVETIGLLSPAIALRSLSMAAAGTDLDGHRRFLEQAEAYRYALVQRLNRMQAEAVSYADDSAVDAGADRRKRVSGNNWQAMPDFRFAAPSGATLALAALPGLAIVGGWLVAALVLLGFATRRLGARR; from the coding sequence ATGACGATCGCAAGCCTGATCGCGCGCGACGAATTGCGGATGATGGTCCGCAACCGCGTCGCGATGATCGCCCTCGTGCTGCTCGCGCTGCTGACGATCGTGGCAGTGGCGAGTTCATGGGCACACCAGAGCCGCACCGCCGAACTGCGCGACCGGCATGCCCATGCCGCCGAGCACGCCTTCGATGCGCAACCCGACCGCCATCCGCACCGGATGGTGCATTACGGCACCTTCATCTTCCGGCCGCTGGGTCCGCTCGCGGCGTTCGATCCGGGTGTCGACGCGTTCACCGGAAGCAGCATGTTCCTGGAGGGACATCGACAGAACACCGCCAATTTCGGCGACGTCCGGCAAAGTTCGCTGCTGGTCCGCTTCGGCCAGTTGACGCCCGCCTTCGTCTTGCAGGCGGTGGCGCCGCTGCTGCTGATCTTCCTCGGGTACGGCGCGCTCGCCCGCGAAACCGAAAGCGGCACGTTGCGCCTGCTGATGCTCCAGGGCGCGAGCCGCGGGCAGGTCGTCCGGGGCAAGGTGCTGGCATTGGGTGCGGTAGCGTTGATCGCGGGCGCACCGGCGATGATCGGCCTCCTGTTGATCGCCGGGCAACCGGGTGCGCTGGCATGGCCGATGCTGGTGATCGCGCTCGGCTATGCCGCGTATCTCGCCTTATGGGCCGTGCTGATCGTGCTCGTGTCCGCATTGGTCCACCGCCGCCGCGACGCATTGCTGGCGTTGGTGGCGCTGTGGGCGGTCGCGCTGATCGTGTTGCCGCGGGTCGCCCCCGACGTGGCGAGCGCCGCCGTGCCGCTCGAAAACCGGCTGCAGACCGATGTCGCGATCGCGCGCGACCTGCGGAAGATGGGCGACAGCCATAATCCGGACGATCCCCACTTCGCGGCGTTCAAGCAATCGGTGCTCGATCGCTACGGCGTCGCGAAGGTCGAGGACTTGCCGGTGAACTACAAGGGCGTCGTCGCAGTCGAAGGCGAGCGCATGACCGCATTGCTGTTCAATCGCTATGCCACCGACAGCTTCGTCGCGCAGGCAAGGCAGAACGGGATCGTCGAAACGATCGGCCTGCTCAGCCCGGCGATCGCGCTGCGCTCGCTGTCGATGGCGGCGGCCGGGACCGATCTCGACGGCCACCGCCGGTTCCTCGAACAGGCGGAGGCGTATCGCTATGCGCTGGTGCAGCGGCTGAACCGGATGCAGGCGGAGGCCGTCAGCTATGCCGACGATTCCGCCGTCGATGCCGGCGCCGATCGCCGCAAGCGAGTGTCGGGCAACAACTGGCAGGCCATGCCCGACTTCCGGTTCGCAGCCCCCAGCGGCGCTACGCTGGCACTGGCCGCCCTGCCCGGCCTCGCGATCGTGGGTGGCTGGTTGGTGGCCGCCCTCGTCCTGCTTGGGTTTGCCACCCGCCGATTGGGAGCACGCCGATGA
- a CDS encoding ABC transporter ATP-binding protein, with translation MTKTDPILIDALTLAYGEHVVLNRLSLAVPAGSITALLGGNGAGKSTTLSALLGFTRAQSGTIRVCGIDPATNLDETRRRVAYLPENVALYEHLSAVENADYLLALSGQRQTPDAITEALSAAGLQERAWNQRLGGFSKGMRQKVAIAVALLREVPVLLLDEPTSGLDPRATADFNALLVAVRARGTAVLMVTHDLLSAADIADRIAFLEAGRVAHEVIASGPERFDVRALHARFQTGGEQVAA, from the coding sequence ATGACAAAGACCGATCCGATCCTGATCGACGCGCTGACGCTCGCTTACGGCGAACACGTCGTACTGAACCGCCTGTCCCTGGCCGTCCCCGCAGGCAGCATCACCGCATTGCTGGGCGGAAACGGCGCGGGCAAGTCGACCACGCTGTCCGCACTGCTCGGCTTCACCCGCGCCCAGTCCGGAACCATCAGGGTCTGCGGAATCGATCCCGCCACGAACCTCGACGAGACGCGTCGCCGGGTCGCGTACCTGCCGGAGAACGTCGCGCTCTACGAGCATCTCTCCGCCGTCGAGAACGCCGACTATCTGCTAGCGCTGTCCGGCCAACGACAGACACCGGACGCGATCACCGAGGCCTTGTCCGCGGCCGGGTTGCAGGAACGCGCCTGGAACCAGCGCCTCGGCGGCTTTTCGAAAGGAATGCGGCAGAAGGTCGCGATCGCGGTCGCGCTCCTGCGCGAAGTCCCGGTGCTGCTGCTCGACGAACCGACCTCCGGCCTCGATCCCCGTGCCACCGCGGACTTCAACGCGCTGCTGGTAGCGGTGCGCGCGCGCGGAACCGCGGTTCTGATGGTGACGCACGACCTGCTGTCCGCCGCCGACATCGCCGATCGCATCGCCTTCCTGGAGGCAGGCCGCGTCGCGCATGAAGTTATCGCGAGCGGGCCCGAGCGGTTCGACGTGCGGGCACTCCACGCGCGGTTCCAGACCGGCGGGGAGCAGGTGGCGGCATGA
- a CDS encoding TonB-dependent siderophore receptor → MRAAATAGALPLAIILPSSPATAQSPPETRVEREEITVTGVRQPYRGNFTLREIPQSIATIDKAVIEENAILRLTDALDLNASVVRQNTLGGLWDSFAVRGFTGDENLPSGYLVNGFNAGRGFSGQRDVAGIERVEVLKGPAAAVLGRGEPGGSINLVTKQAELGRSFGTASLQYRSFDTVRAEGDANLALTGTVTARLIGYAESGDTFRDTVKQKRWGFLPSIGVGLGDATRLTYDFEWTRVEVPFDRGIVVLDGNFDTVPRSRFLGEPSDCDTVARATGHQLRLQHDFSDRWSLLVGASHRDTLLTGASSDAETVRSRQKLYVDGRSLSRQRRTRRYTSEHSVLRAELSGEFATGTLRHRILGGADFDHFDTDQMFTRYRGPVVTPTTTEQAGYVLDIRNPVYGRYPVPATAPLTDRVDVQRTVGAYVQDQISLTDRLQVRVGGRYDDFLLRVDNRLTGVLGRRKRSRFSPQAGIVYELSKPLSLYAAYGEGFRANIGADANGNVFEPETSKSIEAGVKMTALGGRLTGTLAVYQLQKSNVLATDTLNPGFSIAIGKARSRGVELDVNGSLPGGIDLLLSYAYTDAEARSRVLDPNFSFQIEPGDPLINIPDHNFNIQATKHFTLGARKALLGAGVQYLGKRNGETGTGFTLPSHTLVRAFGQIDVTKDVELFGSVTNLFDEHWYANSYSAVWVQPGTPRTATVGLRAHF, encoded by the coding sequence ATGCGCGCCGCCGCGACGGCCGGCGCCCTCCCGCTTGCCATTATACTTCCGTCCAGCCCCGCCACCGCCCAATCGCCTCCCGAAACGCGGGTCGAACGCGAAGAGATTACCGTCACGGGAGTCCGCCAACCCTATCGCGGCAACTTCACCTTGCGGGAGATCCCTCAATCGATCGCGACGATCGACAAAGCGGTCATCGAAGAGAACGCCATCCTGCGGCTCACCGACGCGCTGGATCTCAACGCCTCCGTAGTTCGGCAGAATACGCTGGGCGGCCTGTGGGACAGCTTCGCCGTGCGCGGGTTCACGGGCGACGAGAATCTACCGAGCGGTTATCTGGTCAACGGCTTCAACGCCGGGCGCGGCTTTAGCGGCCAGCGCGACGTGGCGGGGATCGAGCGGGTCGAGGTGCTTAAGGGGCCGGCCGCTGCGGTCCTGGGGCGGGGCGAGCCAGGCGGGTCGATCAATCTCGTCACCAAACAGGCGGAACTCGGCCGTAGCTTCGGCACGGCGTCATTGCAGTATCGCAGCTTCGATACCGTTCGTGCGGAAGGCGACGCGAACCTGGCGCTGACCGGTACCGTGACGGCGCGGTTGATCGGCTATGCCGAGTCCGGCGACACGTTCCGCGACACAGTAAAGCAGAAGCGATGGGGCTTCCTGCCGTCGATCGGGGTAGGGCTGGGGGATGCCACGCGGCTGACCTATGATTTCGAATGGACCCGGGTGGAGGTGCCGTTCGACCGCGGAATCGTAGTGCTCGACGGCAACTTCGACACGGTCCCGCGTTCGCGCTTCCTCGGCGAACCCAGCGACTGCGATACGGTCGCCCGAGCCACGGGACATCAATTGCGGCTCCAGCATGATTTCAGCGATCGGTGGAGCCTGCTCGTCGGCGCCAGTCACCGTGACACGTTGCTGACCGGCGCCTCGTCCGATGCGGAAACAGTGCGCTCGCGCCAGAAGCTCTACGTCGATGGACGTTCGTTGTCGCGCCAGCGCAGAACGCGGCGCTATACCTCGGAGCACAGCGTTCTTCGCGCCGAGCTTTCCGGCGAGTTCGCGACGGGTACGCTGCGCCACCGCATCCTGGGCGGTGCGGACTTCGATCATTTCGATACCGACCAGATGTTCACGCGGTATCGCGGTCCGGTGGTGACGCCGACCACGACCGAACAAGCGGGCTATGTGCTGGATATCCGGAACCCGGTTTATGGTCGCTATCCGGTTCCCGCCACGGCGCCACTCACCGACCGAGTCGACGTGCAACGGACCGTTGGCGCCTATGTGCAGGACCAGATCAGCCTGACCGACCGGCTCCAGGTCCGCGTCGGCGGACGTTACGACGATTTTCTGCTGCGCGTGGACAACCGCCTGACGGGCGTATTGGGAAGGCGCAAGCGCAGCCGCTTCAGCCCGCAGGCCGGCATAGTCTATGAACTGAGCAAGCCGCTTTCGCTCTATGCCGCGTACGGCGAAGGCTTTCGTGCCAACATCGGTGCCGATGCAAACGGCAACGTGTTCGAACCCGAGACCAGCAAGTCGATCGAGGCCGGGGTCAAGATGACGGCGCTGGGCGGTCGGCTGACCGGTACGCTTGCCGTGTATCAACTCCAAAAGTCCAACGTACTCGCTACCGATACGCTGAACCCCGGTTTCTCGATCGCGATCGGCAAGGCACGCAGCCGCGGCGTCGAACTCGACGTCAACGGTAGTCTGCCGGGTGGAATCGACCTGCTGCTGAGCTACGCATACACCGATGCCGAGGCGCGCTCACGCGTATTGGACCCGAATTTCTCGTTCCAGATCGAACCGGGCGATCCGCTGATCAACATTCCCGACCATAATTTCAATATTCAGGCGACGAAGCATTTCACGCTCGGCGCACGCAAGGCGCTGCTGGGCGCGGGCGTTCAGTATCTGGGGAAACGGAACGGCGAGACAGGCACCGGTTTCACGCTGCCGTCGCATACGCTGGTGCGCGCGTTCGGCCAGATCGACGTCACCAAGGATGTGGAACTGTTCGGGTCAGTCACCAACCTGTTCGACGAGCACTGGTATGCGAACAGCTATTCGGCCGTCTGGGTACAGCCCGGTACGCCGCGCACCGCCACGGTCGGCCTGCGCGCCCATTTCTAA
- a CDS encoding M14 family metallopeptidase, with protein MRITLILPFLGMVLASSLAAAQPGLPQSVLPPVLPWTGASERLIAAKDDPWITPAERADFVTTPRYDDTRAWLERLDAASPLIAIETFGQTAQGRDLLLVRASKGGPKKPVVLVQAGIHAGEIDGKDAGLMLLRDIALRGKDTLLDHIDLVFVPIYNIDGHERMSRWNFPALRGPLEKGYVANARGINLNRDYAKADAPETRAMIALLNRLDPVLYVDCHVSDGFDMQYDVTFTYAGWGRYAYHRATADWLTNRFGPHVTRALTRAGHVPAIYPSPIDTRDPAKGIRQAPEGPRYSTGYGDFIGVPTVLVENHMLKPYRQRVLGTYVLLEAALGLAGQERDRIAAAKATDRASRPTTMLARWKPAARPIGWIEQFKGVAFDTYRSPATGRMEQRWTAQRVTVRMPIIGQEPVETVTLPKAWWVPKEQVEILDRLRLHGIRFETIEAPRTLVLDRVRLRDATVQRAQDGRLPLKASFLHETVSQTLPAGTIRVPSDQPLGLLAAALFEPEAPDSFLAWGFFPEMLSAPPGAEDFVIAPLADALLAGDAKVNAEFQAKVAAEPSFAADGDARLDWLVDRLPGREAVNAVYPIQREL; from the coding sequence ATGCGTATCACCCTTATTCTCCCATTCCTGGGTATGGTGCTCGCCTCGTCCCTGGCGGCGGCCCAGCCGGGACTGCCTCAGTCGGTATTGCCGCCCGTATTGCCTTGGACCGGGGCAAGCGAACGGCTGATCGCGGCGAAGGACGATCCGTGGATCACACCCGCCGAACGCGCCGATTTCGTTACCACGCCGCGCTACGACGACACACGCGCCTGGCTCGAGCGTCTGGATGCCGCTTCCCCGCTGATCGCGATCGAGACGTTCGGGCAGACCGCGCAAGGCCGCGACCTGTTGCTGGTTCGCGCCAGTAAGGGCGGCCCGAAAAAGCCCGTCGTTCTGGTACAGGCAGGCATCCACGCCGGAGAGATCGACGGCAAGGATGCCGGCCTGATGCTGCTTCGGGACATCGCGCTGCGCGGCAAGGATACGCTGCTCGACCATATCGATCTGGTATTCGTACCGATCTACAATATCGACGGGCATGAGCGGATGAGCCGCTGGAACTTTCCGGCGCTGCGCGGACCGTTGGAGAAGGGCTATGTCGCCAACGCGCGGGGCATCAATTTGAACCGCGACTATGCCAAGGCGGACGCCCCTGAAACGCGTGCCATGATCGCGCTGCTGAACCGGCTCGATCCGGTCCTCTACGTCGACTGTCATGTCAGCGACGGTTTCGACATGCAGTATGACGTTACCTTCACCTATGCGGGATGGGGACGCTACGCCTATCACCGCGCGACCGCCGACTGGCTGACGAACCGCTTCGGCCCGCACGTGACCCGTGCACTGACCCGGGCAGGGCACGTCCCGGCGATCTATCCCAGTCCGATCGATACGCGCGATCCTGCCAAGGGTATCCGGCAAGCACCGGAAGGGCCGCGCTATTCCACCGGCTATGGCGACTTCATCGGCGTGCCGACGGTATTGGTCGAGAACCATATGCTCAAACCCTATCGCCAACGGGTGCTCGGCACCTATGTCCTGCTGGAGGCGGCGCTGGGGTTGGCGGGGCAGGAGCGGGACCGGATCGCCGCGGCCAAGGCGACCGACCGCGCCAGCCGCCCCACCACGATGCTGGCGCGCTGGAAACCGGCGGCTCGCCCGATCGGCTGGATCGAGCAGTTCAAGGGCGTCGCATTCGACACCTATCGTTCGCCGGCGACCGGCCGAATGGAACAGAGATGGACGGCTCAGCGGGTGACGGTGCGCATGCCGATCATCGGGCAGGAGCCGGTCGAGACGGTCACGCTGCCCAAGGCGTGGTGGGTACCGAAGGAACAGGTCGAGATACTCGATCGGCTACGGCTGCACGGCATCCGGTTCGAGACGATTGAAGCGCCGCGTACGCTGGTGCTGGACCGGGTCCGGTTACGCGATGCGACCGTCCAGCGCGCCCAGGACGGCCGGCTGCCGCTCAAGGCGTCCTTCCTGCACGAGACGGTCTCCCAGACGCTACCTGCCGGAACGATCCGTGTGCCTTCGGACCAGCCCTTGGGCCTTCTCGCGGCAGCATTGTTCGAGCCCGAGGCGCCGGACTCGTTCCTCGCCTGGGGTTTCTTTCCGGAAATGCTGTCTGCACCGCCCGGGGCCGAGGATTTCGTCATTGCACCTTTGGCGGATGCTCTGCTGGCAGGTGATGCAAAGGTGAATGCGGAATTCCAGGCGAAGGTGGCAGCGGAGCCCAGTTTTGCGGCTGACGGCGACGCGCGGCTTGACTGGCTCGTCGATCGCCTGCCCGGTCGTGAGGCGGTGAATGCCGTCTATCCAATTCAGCGTGAACTGTAG